In Agrobacterium tumefaciens, a single genomic region encodes these proteins:
- the ffh gene encoding signal recognition particle protein — protein MFENLQDRLGSILNGLTGRGALTEADVAAALREVRRALLEADVALEVVRSFTDKVREKAVGAAVLKSIKPGQMVVKIVHDELVEMLGTEGVSIDLHAAAPVVIMMVGLQGSGKTTTTGKIAKRLTDRDKKKVLMASLDTRRPAAQEQLRQLGVQTGVDTLPIIAGQSPTDIAARAVQAARLGGHDVVILDTAGRTHIDEPLMLEMADIKKKSNPHEILLVADSLTGQDAVNLARNFDERVGITGLVLTRMDGDGRGGAALSMRAVTGKPIKLIGIGERMNELDEFHPRRIADRILGMGDIVSLVEKAAENIDAEKARAMAEKMAKGKFDLNDLADQLGQMKKMGGMGGIMGLMPGMAGMKDKMASAGMNDKMFDRQIAIISSMTKAERANPDILKHSRKKRIAAGSGTDAAEINKLLKMHRGMADMMKAMGGKGKGGIMKQMMGGLAGKMGLGGMMGGGMPDLSNIDPKQLEALQKQAEAAGLGKPGAMPGLGGLPGGLPGLGGAKLPGLGGMPGLPGFPKKK, from the coding sequence ATGTTTGAAAACCTCCAGGACCGCCTTGGTTCCATTCTGAATGGACTGACCGGCCGTGGCGCGCTGACGGAAGCCGATGTTGCCGCCGCCCTGCGCGAGGTTCGCCGTGCGCTTCTGGAAGCTGACGTGGCGCTGGAAGTCGTGCGTTCCTTCACCGACAAGGTGCGTGAAAAGGCTGTCGGCGCGGCAGTCCTGAAATCCATCAAGCCCGGCCAGATGGTCGTCAAGATCGTGCATGACGAACTTGTCGAGATGCTCGGCACCGAAGGCGTTTCCATTGACCTTCATGCGGCCGCCCCCGTCGTCATCATGATGGTGGGTCTGCAGGGTTCGGGCAAGACGACCACGACCGGCAAGATCGCCAAACGCCTGACCGACCGCGATAAGAAGAAGGTGCTGATGGCATCTCTCGACACGCGTCGTCCGGCCGCACAGGAACAGCTTCGTCAGCTGGGCGTCCAGACCGGCGTTGACACGCTGCCGATCATCGCCGGCCAGTCGCCGACCGATATCGCCGCACGCGCCGTGCAGGCTGCCCGGCTCGGTGGGCACGACGTCGTCATCCTCGACACCGCCGGCCGTACCCATATCGACGAACCCTTGATGCTGGAAATGGCCGACATCAAGAAGAAGTCCAACCCGCATGAAATCCTGCTGGTCGCGGATTCGCTGACCGGTCAGGACGCCGTCAATCTGGCACGCAATTTCGATGAGCGTGTCGGCATCACCGGCCTCGTGCTCACCCGCATGGACGGCGACGGACGCGGTGGCGCGGCCCTTTCCATGCGCGCCGTCACCGGCAAGCCGATCAAGCTGATCGGTATCGGCGAACGCATGAACGAACTCGATGAGTTCCATCCGCGCCGTATCGCCGACCGTATTCTCGGCATGGGCGACATCGTCTCGCTGGTCGAAAAGGCCGCCGAAAACATTGATGCGGAAAAAGCCCGCGCCATGGCCGAGAAAATGGCCAAGGGCAAGTTCGACCTCAACGATCTGGCCGACCAGCTTGGCCAGATGAAGAAGATGGGCGGCATGGGCGGCATCATGGGGCTGATGCCCGGCATGGCTGGAATGAAGGACAAGATGGCTTCGGCCGGTATGAACGACAAGATGTTCGACCGTCAGATCGCCATCATCTCCTCCATGACCAAGGCCGAGCGCGCCAACCCGGATATTCTGAAGCACAGCCGCAAGAAGCGCATCGCCGCCGGCTCCGGCACCGATGCCGCTGAAATCAACAAGCTTTTGAAGATGCATCGCGGCATGGCCGACATGATGAAGGCCATGGGCGGCAAGGGCAAAGGCGGCATCATGAAACAGATGATGGGCGGTCTTGCCGGCAAGATGGGGCTCGGTGGCATGATGGGCGGCGGCATGCCTGATCTGTCGAACATCGATCCGAAGCAGCTTGAGGCGCTCCAGAAACAGGCTGAAGCCGCCGGCCTCGGCAAGCCGGGTGCAATGCCCGGTCTTGGTGGCCTGCCGGGCGGATTGCCCGGTCTCGGTGGGGCAAAGCTGCCGGGTCTCGGTGGGATGCCGGGCCTGCCCGGTTTCCCGAAAAAGAAGTGA
- a CDS encoding chorismate mutase, with protein sequence MNDAEVKAQLSEYRQSIDNIDAALVHILAERFRCTKAVGVLKAKYSLPPADPAREEYQIERLRRLAKDANLDPDFAEKFLNFVIKEVIRHHEAIAAEHGGNEKTA encoded by the coding sequence ATGAACGATGCAGAGGTGAAAGCCCAGCTTTCCGAATACCGCCAGTCGATCGACAATATCGATGCCGCACTGGTTCACATTCTTGCCGAACGTTTCCGCTGCACCAAGGCGGTGGGCGTATTGAAGGCAAAATACAGTTTGCCGCCGGCCGACCCGGCGCGCGAGGAATACCAGATCGAACGCCTTCGCCGTCTTGCGAAGGACGCCAATCTGGACCCGGATTTCGCCGAGAAGTTTTTAAACTTCGTCATCAAGGAAGTCATCCGGCATCATGAAGCAATAGCCGCCGAACATGGCGGTAATGAAAAGACCGCCTGA
- the rpsP gene encoding 30S ribosomal protein S16 has protein sequence MALKIRLARGGSKKRPYYQIVVADARSPRDGRFLEKVGSWNPMLAKDNPQRVELKADLIKEWIAKGAQPTDRVLRFLAEAGLAERAARSNPEKALPGKRALERVAEKKQKAEDAAAAAAEASAAE, from the coding sequence ATGGCACTTAAAATTCGTCTCGCACGCGGTGGTTCCAAGAAGCGCCCGTATTACCAGATCGTCGTTGCTGATGCCCGTTCGCCCCGCGACGGCCGTTTCCTCGAGAAGGTCGGTTCCTGGAACCCGATGCTTGCCAAGGACAACCCGCAGCGCGTTGAGCTGAAGGCTGACCTCATCAAGGAATGGATCGCCAAGGGCGCACAGCCGACCGACCGCGTTCTGCGCTTCCTCGCCGAAGCCGGCCTTGCCGAGCGCGCCGCTCGCAGCAACCCGGAAAAGGCACTGCCGGGCAAGCGCGCCCTGGAACGCGTTGCTGAAAAGAAGCAGAAGGCTGAAGATGCAGCCGCTGCTGCTGCCGAAGCCTCTGCTGCGGAATAA
- the rimM gene encoding ribosome maturation factor RimM (Essential for efficient processing of 16S rRNA) — MAKLENPILMAKIGGAQGLRGEVRVSTYTDDPMALGDYGNLVTADGRVFEILEVREGKNVVVVRFRGINDRNAAESLNGLELFIERDNLPDDELDDDEFYYADLEGLEAVDAEGKSYGAVSAVYDFGAGDLLELKGAGRRPALIPFSEAAVLEIDLEAGRILIDPMAAGLIDNPDAKDENGVPPFGKK, encoded by the coding sequence ATGGCAAAGCTGGAAAACCCGATACTCATGGCAAAGATCGGCGGCGCGCAGGGCCTGCGCGGCGAAGTCCGTGTCAGCACCTATACGGACGACCCGATGGCGCTGGGCGATTACGGCAATCTGGTCACCGCCGATGGCCGCGTCTTTGAAATTCTGGAAGTTCGCGAGGGCAAGAATGTCGTCGTCGTCCGTTTCAGAGGCATCAACGACCGCAATGCGGCCGAAAGCCTGAACGGGCTGGAACTCTTCATTGAACGCGACAATCTGCCGGACGACGAGCTGGACGACGACGAGTTTTATTATGCCGATCTCGAAGGGCTTGAAGCTGTCGATGCCGAGGGGAAAAGCTATGGCGCCGTTAGCGCCGTCTATGATTTCGGCGCCGGCGATCTGCTGGAGCTGAAAGGTGCGGGCCGTCGCCCTGCCCTCATTCCCTTTTCGGAAGCCGCCGTGCTCGAGATCGATCTCGAAGCCGGGCGCATTCTCATCGACCCAATGGCCGCCGGCCTGATCGACAATCCAGACGCCAAGGACGAAAACGGCGTACCGCCGTTCGGTAAGAAATAA
- the trmD gene encoding tRNA (guanosine(37)-N1)-methyltransferase TrmD → MTFKATVLTLYPEMFPGHLQYSLAGKALERGQWSLDAVQIREFATDRHRSVDDTPAGGGAGMVLKPDVLAAAIDHVSNGDTRPRLLMSPRGKPLSQHRVRELAAGDGAIIVCGRFEGVDQRVIEARGLEEVSIGDYILSGGEPAALTLLDAVVRILPGVMGNDLSGVHESFEGGLLEHPHYTRPQLWEGRDIPAILTSGNHAAIDKWRHEQAVALTKERRPDLLKKTQAETK, encoded by the coding sequence ATGACCTTCAAGGCGACCGTTCTGACGCTCTACCCGGAAATGTTTCCGGGGCATCTCCAATATTCGCTGGCGGGCAAGGCGCTGGAGCGGGGGCAATGGTCGCTGGATGCCGTGCAAATCCGCGAATTTGCCACCGACAGGCACAGAAGCGTCGATGACACGCCGGCAGGCGGCGGCGCCGGCATGGTGCTGAAGCCCGACGTCTTGGCCGCAGCCATCGATCATGTTTCGAACGGCGACACACGGCCACGGCTGCTGATGAGCCCGCGCGGCAAACCGCTGTCCCAGCACCGCGTGCGCGAATTGGCGGCCGGAGACGGCGCGATCATCGTCTGTGGCCGTTTCGAAGGTGTCGATCAGCGCGTCATCGAGGCCCGTGGGCTCGAGGAAGTGTCGATCGGCGATTACATCCTCTCCGGCGGCGAGCCGGCGGCACTGACGCTTCTGGATGCTGTCGTTCGCATCCTGCCGGGCGTCATGGGCAACGATCTTTCCGGCGTGCATGAAAGCTTCGAGGGCGGGTTGCTGGAACACCCGCATTATACCCGCCCGCAACTCTGGGAAGGCCGCGATATTCCTGCCATCCTCACCTCAGGCAACCACGCCGCCATCGACAAATGGCGGCACGAGCAGGCGGTGGCGCTGACGAAGGAAAGACGGCCCGATCTGCTCAAAAAAACTCAGGCCGAGACGAAATAA
- a CDS encoding sulfite exporter TauE/SafE family protein: MSIFVILMLFATGFLSGVVNAIAGGGTFLTFGAMTLAGLPPIVANATSAIVQFPGYITSVIAYGPEIRAHWREAILLSAVSIVGGLAGSLLLLSLDNPSFRQLVPWLLLAATAVFAAGPWLRPKTSAERSPGNLPSLVFQGLASIYGGFFGAGMGIMMLAILGITSGGSYHHLNALKNLLSVVIAVIAITIFVSGGVVSWWAALIMFPAAALGGYVGVHTARRVPQWIIRWLVIAVGLVLTTYYFVSA; this comes from the coding sequence ATGTCCATATTTGTCATTCTGATGCTGTTTGCGACCGGTTTTCTATCTGGTGTCGTCAATGCGATCGCTGGTGGCGGCACCTTCCTGACCTTCGGGGCGATGACGCTGGCCGGCCTGCCGCCCATCGTCGCCAATGCCACCTCTGCGATCGTGCAGTTTCCTGGCTATATTACCTCCGTCATCGCTTATGGGCCGGAAATCCGTGCGCATTGGCGCGAGGCGATCCTGCTCTCGGCCGTTTCCATCGTTGGCGGGCTTGCTGGGTCGCTGCTTCTGCTGTCCCTCGACAATCCGTCCTTCCGCCAGCTGGTGCCATGGCTGCTGCTGGCCGCGACCGCCGTTTTCGCCGCCGGCCCATGGCTGCGACCGAAGACGAGTGCGGAACGCTCACCCGGCAATCTACCGAGCCTCGTCTTTCAGGGGCTCGCTTCTATCTATGGCGGCTTTTTCGGGGCCGGCATGGGCATCATGATGCTGGCCATCCTCGGAATAACCTCGGGCGGCAGCTATCATCATCTTAACGCGCTGAAGAACCTGCTATCGGTGGTGATCGCCGTCATCGCCATTACGATCTTTGTCAGCGGCGGCGTCGTGTCCTGGTGGGCGGCGCTCATCATGTTTCCGGCGGCGGCACTTGGCGGCTATGTGGGCGTGCATACCGCAAGGCGGGTGCCGCAATGGATCATCCGCTGGCTGGTGATTGCGGTCGGGCTGGTGCTAACGACCTATTATTTCGTCTCGGCCTGA
- the rplS gene encoding 50S ribosomal protein L19 gives MTNIIQQLEAEQAAKIEAKRTLPEFSPGDTLRVNVRVTEGNRTRVQAYEGVCIARSGGGLSESFTVRKISYGEGVERVFPIYSPLVEGVEIVRRGKVRRAKLYYLRDRRGKAARIVENTGTRARKLNESERQAAAEEKARLEAEKVAAAQALAAEKAAAEAAEAKAAEEAAKAAEATAE, from the coding sequence ATGACCAATATCATTCAGCAGCTGGAAGCCGAACAGGCTGCCAAGATCGAAGCAAAGCGCACCCTGCCTGAGTTTTCTCCGGGCGACACGTTGCGCGTCAACGTTCGCGTGACGGAAGGTAACCGTACCCGCGTTCAGGCTTACGAAGGCGTTTGCATCGCCCGTTCCGGCGGCGGCCTTTCCGAAAGCTTCACCGTTCGCAAGATCTCCTACGGCGAAGGCGTCGAGCGCGTATTCCCGATCTACTCCCCGCTGGTCGAAGGCGTTGAAATCGTTCGTCGCGGTAAGGTTCGCCGCGCGAAGCTCTATTACCTGCGCGACCGTCGCGGCAAGGCTGCCCGTATCGTTGAAAACACCGGTACGCGCGCACGCAAGCTGAACGAATCCGAGCGCCAGGCAGCTGCCGAAGAAAAGGCACGTCTGGAAGCTGAAAAGGTAGCAGCAGCACAGGCTCTCGCCGCCGAAAAGGCAGCAGCCGAAGCCGCAGAAGCCAAGGCAGCGGAAGAAGCAGCAAAGGCTGCAGAAGCCACGGCGGAATAA
- a CDS encoding type I secretion system permease/ATPase, translated as MFLFNSFLTKNKSAFFAVGLASALMNILNLSGSLFMLEVYDRILPSKSIPSLVALVVLLIVLYAFLMGFDALRGRILARISDNMDDALNQKLFRASISAPLLASSKIDGLQIVGDLDQIRQFLSGPGPAAFFDIPWLPIYLLICFALHPWIGFAVLGGAVVLVVLTLLTNWLTERATKQAYTARGQRNVLVGSSQRNIESIKTMGMMGAVTSMWDELHSRYRSVTLSTSDTAGMLGAISRTFRLLLQSGVMAIGAVLVIDGHASAGSIIAGSILSAKALGPVEHAIANWRSFMTARQGWKRVNEFLELAPEPAPPLSLPRPQFTVAVDRVTGGPPNGARDTVADISFTLNAGDGLGIIGPSASGKSTLARLMTGIWPYERGSVRFDGAALNQWDFEFLGKSIGYMPQQVELMPGTVAQNIARFDRNATAESIVAAAKAAQVHELILNLPNGYDTSIGDRGEALSGGQKQRIGLARALFGEPFFVLLDEPNSNLDNEGEVALRNAIGDIRARGGIVVVIAHRPSALESINMVMVISNGRMLRFGTKEEVLAQILRQNIRQVPEGEETRKIENRVSENG; from the coding sequence ATGTTTTTATTTAATTCTTTTTTAACAAAAAATAAGTCCGCTTTTTTCGCGGTTGGCCTCGCCAGCGCGTTGATGAACATCCTTAATCTTTCCGGCTCGCTTTTCATGCTGGAAGTTTACGACCGCATTTTGCCCAGCAAGAGCATTCCGTCTCTTGTGGCACTGGTCGTTCTCCTGATCGTTCTCTACGCGTTTCTGATGGGGTTCGACGCATTGCGAGGCCGCATATTGGCGCGCATCTCCGACAATATGGATGATGCGCTCAATCAGAAGCTTTTCAGGGCATCGATCAGCGCCCCGCTTCTTGCCTCCAGCAAGATCGACGGGCTGCAGATCGTCGGTGATCTCGATCAGATCCGCCAGTTTCTCTCCGGGCCGGGGCCGGCTGCCTTTTTCGATATTCCCTGGCTGCCCATCTATCTCCTCATCTGTTTTGCCCTGCATCCCTGGATCGGCTTTGCGGTGCTCGGCGGGGCCGTGGTTCTCGTCGTGCTGACGCTTCTGACCAATTGGCTGACCGAAAGGGCGACAAAGCAGGCATATACCGCACGGGGCCAGAGAAACGTGCTTGTCGGCAGCAGCCAGCGCAACATCGAATCCATCAAGACCATGGGCATGATGGGTGCGGTGACGTCGATGTGGGACGAATTGCACTCCAGATATCGCTCCGTGACCCTGTCGACTTCAGACACGGCTGGCATGCTCGGCGCCATCTCGCGAACATTCCGCCTGTTGCTGCAATCTGGCGTCATGGCCATCGGCGCCGTACTTGTCATCGACGGCCATGCCTCGGCGGGCAGCATCATCGCCGGATCGATCCTTTCCGCAAAGGCGCTCGGCCCCGTCGAACATGCGATCGCGAACTGGCGCAGCTTCATGACCGCACGGCAGGGCTGGAAACGCGTCAACGAGTTTCTGGAACTGGCGCCGGAGCCTGCACCACCGCTCTCCCTGCCGCGTCCGCAATTTACCGTTGCCGTCGATCGCGTCACCGGTGGCCCGCCGAATGGCGCGCGCGATACGGTTGCCGACATCTCCTTCACGCTGAATGCGGGCGATGGTCTCGGCATCATTGGCCCAAGCGCCTCGGGCAAATCCACACTGGCGCGTTTGATGACCGGCATCTGGCCCTATGAGCGCGGCTCCGTCCGCTTCGATGGCGCCGCACTGAACCAGTGGGACTTCGAGTTCCTCGGCAAATCCATCGGCTACATGCCCCAGCAGGTGGAACTGATGCCGGGAACGGTCGCGCAGAATATCGCGCGTTTCGACCGCAATGCGACCGCGGAATCGATCGTTGCCGCCGCCAAGGCCGCGCAGGTGCATGAGCTGATCCTGAACCTGCCGAACGGCTATGATACCTCCATAGGCGATCGCGGCGAGGCTTTGTCGGGCGGACAGAAACAGCGCATCGGCCTTGCCCGCGCACTCTTTGGCGAGCCCTTCTTCGTCCTTCTCGATGAACCGAATTCCAATCTGGACAACGAAGGTGAGGTGGCCCTGCGCAATGCCATCGGCGACATCAGGGCCCGCGGCGGCATTGTCGTCGTCATTGCCCACCGCCCCAGCGCCCTCGAAAGCATCAATATGGTGATGGTGATAAGCAATGGCCGGATGCTGCGCTTCGGCACCAAGGAAGAGGTGCTCGCGCAAATCCTGCGGCAGAATATCCGCCAGGTGCCCGAGGGGGAAGAAACGCGCAAGATCGAAAACCGGGTGAGCGAGAATGGCTGA
- a CDS encoding HlyD family type I secretion periplasmic adaptor subunit, producing MAETEKTGTTNSSILRHSAAVVVLGLGLLVGMGGWAAFAKLAGAVVATGRVVVEGNSKKIQHLSGGIVSEINVVEGDRVEAGQVLLRLSATVVQANLSIVENTLAQLYARRARLRAEIAEAPSFTVTEDLTALTNSKAAKTFIDSEQNLFNSRRNALIGMKKQLATRKDQLADEAHGLDVQVEATENELAIVKEDVFKTDELLKKGLVTLQRLNLLKRQLSNLEGQQGQYIAARAQTVGKLSELDLQLLQLDEDRKSEVTKDLTSIEATVAEYEERLAATRDQLDRLDIRSPIAGRIYQLSVHNINGVIQPGEVLMLVVPDKDELAIEANITPRDIDQIYVGQPVTVRFTAFNQSTTPDLNAHVAVVAPDLQTDSRTGTSYYVLRIRPDKVGRAHLPGGKLYPGMPAEVFIQTSERSVLSYFVKPFQDRLKKTFVQE from the coding sequence ATGGCTGAGACAGAAAAAACCGGTACAACAAATTCGTCCATTCTCAGGCATTCGGCCGCCGTGGTCGTCCTTGGTCTCGGCCTTCTCGTCGGAATGGGCGGCTGGGCGGCTTTCGCGAAGCTTGCCGGCGCGGTGGTGGCCACGGGCCGAGTGGTCGTTGAAGGCAACTCCAAAAAAATCCAGCATCTTTCCGGCGGCATCGTCAGTGAGATCAATGTCGTCGAAGGCGACAGGGTAGAGGCCGGGCAGGTCCTTTTGCGGCTCAGTGCGACGGTTGTTCAGGCAAATCTCTCCATCGTTGAGAACACGCTTGCGCAACTTTATGCGCGTCGGGCCCGCCTGCGGGCGGAGATTGCCGAAGCACCCTCTTTCACCGTGACCGAAGACCTGACCGCACTGACAAATTCGAAGGCGGCCAAGACCTTCATCGATAGCGAACAGAACCTTTTCAACAGTCGCCGCAACGCGTTGATCGGCATGAAAAAACAGCTTGCCACACGCAAGGACCAATTGGCCGACGAGGCACACGGCCTCGACGTACAAGTTGAAGCCACGGAAAATGAACTCGCCATTGTGAAGGAAGACGTCTTCAAGACAGATGAGCTCCTGAAAAAAGGGCTCGTCACGCTCCAGCGCCTCAATCTCCTCAAGCGCCAGCTTTCCAATCTCGAAGGCCAGCAGGGCCAATATATTGCGGCTCGTGCGCAGACCGTGGGCAAGCTGAGCGAACTGGACCTGCAATTGCTGCAGCTCGATGAAGATCGCAAGTCGGAAGTCACGAAAGACCTGACGTCGATCGAAGCAACCGTTGCCGAATATGAAGAGCGGCTGGCAGCAACACGCGACCAGCTGGATCGTCTCGACATCCGCTCGCCGATTGCCGGTCGTATCTATCAACTTTCAGTGCACAACATAAACGGCGTCATTCAACCGGGTGAAGTGCTGATGCTGGTGGTTCCCGACAAGGATGAGCTTGCAATCGAAGCTAACATAACCCCGCGAGACATCGATCAGATTTACGTCGGACAGCCGGTTACCGTTCGCTTCACAGCGTTCAATCAAAGTACGACACCGGACTTGAACGCGCACGTCGCCGTCGTTGCCCCAGACCTACAGACAGATTCCCGAACTGGCACGTCCTATTATGTTCTGCGCATCAGACCAGACAAAGTCGGCAGGGCACATCTACCTGGCGGGAAGTTGTATCCGGGGATGCCGGCTGAAGTATTCATCCAGACCAGCGAGAGAAGTGTTCTCTCATACTTCGTCAAACCGTTCCAAGATAGGCTCAAAAAGACTTTTGTTCAGGAGTAA
- a CDS encoding rhizobiocin produces MALKVTFGNGGAASVSSLTSLIDQEAYKLLTESTAQVKNGSSLDSGTVNVGAVSVPGTGAGGTVDVGYDAASNGFKFDVSSAWNSVKNALAQSDTSENLTFKDFVQVDVHLGGTGSSTVEVLNAKRGNISTGAGNDTVTVSVVSNEKTWVNNFNIDTGAGNDTIVVKAGAAFNDTSAAGTGGLAANTGAVNGGAGITDGSFTSVKIDAGAGNDYIDLSGVKLASSVVTGGKGVDYIKASGGADTFVFNLGDMAKGSATDSIEGFNASVDKLKLVGTTIDNWAVRLDDSDTILTYNVTGEHKGEKIIVSGVHLTGSDWFTA; encoded by the coding sequence ATGGCGTTAAAAGTAACGTTCGGCAATGGCGGTGCTGCCTCGGTTTCTTCGCTCACCAGCCTCATCGACCAGGAAGCTTACAAGCTTCTCACGGAATCGACGGCCCAGGTTAAAAACGGCTCTTCGCTAGATTCAGGCACTGTCAACGTCGGCGCCGTGTCGGTTCCCGGTACCGGTGCGGGCGGTACGGTTGATGTTGGTTATGATGCCGCTTCGAACGGCTTCAAATTTGACGTGTCTTCGGCATGGAATTCGGTAAAGAACGCTCTCGCCCAGTCCGACACCTCTGAAAACCTTACCTTCAAGGATTTCGTTCAGGTCGACGTTCACCTCGGCGGCACCGGTTCCTCCACCGTGGAAGTTCTCAATGCCAAGCGTGGCAACATCTCAACCGGCGCGGGCAATGACACGGTCACCGTCTCTGTCGTTTCGAATGAAAAGACCTGGGTGAACAATTTCAACATCGACACCGGCGCAGGCAACGACACGATCGTTGTCAAGGCTGGCGCCGCATTCAATGACACATCTGCGGCTGGCACGGGCGGCCTTGCTGCCAATACAGGCGCTGTGAATGGTGGCGCCGGCATCACCGATGGCAGCTTCACCTCTGTCAAGATCGATGCTGGTGCTGGCAACGACTATATCGACCTGAGCGGCGTAAAGCTTGCTTCATCGGTTGTCACCGGCGGCAAAGGTGTCGATTACATTAAGGCAAGCGGTGGTGCCGACACCTTCGTCTTCAATCTCGGCGACATGGCCAAGGGCTCAGCTACAGACAGCATCGAAGGCTTCAACGCCTCTGTGGACAAACTGAAGCTGGTTGGCACGACCATCGATAATTGGGCAGTGAGGTTAGACGATAGCGACACTATTCTGACGTACAACGTCACTGGCGAGCACAAGGGCGAGAAGATTATTGTTTCCGGTGTTCATCTGACGGGTAGCGATTGGTTCACCGCATAA
- a CDS encoding MFS transporter, with protein MVSEKALISKITWRLMPFLGLLYLIAYIDRQNVSYAKLQMVDALSLSEYAYGLGASLFFIGYFLFEVPSNLFLNRFGASKWFARILVSWGAVTIALAYTQNATMFYILRFLLGLCEAGFFPGVLFLMTLWFPRDYRGRMIGLFMIFSALANAVGAPLGGMLLDLDGFLGYAGWEWVFLATGIPAVIAGVVTFFYLDDTPEKAKFLTQDEKDWLKNRLAEENKGMEEHAEDGFKALVNPRVLFMALCYVGFPLAAYGLSYWLPTIVKSFGVSNTTNGFINIIPWIIVAIALFVVPSAADKAKNKTPYIVGPAFVGAFCLLMSALLSDPVLQFAFLCVAAAGIFAGQPVFWSLPGRFLKGAGAAAGIAAINSVGNLGGFVAQNVVPWIKDQTGSTIAPMFFLAFCLALAGVLVIIATRKMGNQVKAA; from the coding sequence ATGGTATCCGAAAAGGCCCTCATCTCGAAGATCACCTGGCGGCTGATGCCGTTTCTTGGCCTTCTCTATCTCATCGCTTATATCGACCGCCAGAATGTCAGCTATGCCAAGCTGCAGATGGTCGATGCGCTGAGTCTGAGCGAATATGCCTACGGTCTTGGCGCTTCGCTGTTTTTCATCGGTTATTTCCTCTTCGAAGTGCCGAGCAACCTGTTCCTCAACCGTTTCGGCGCCAGCAAATGGTTTGCCCGTATTCTGGTTTCCTGGGGCGCCGTTACCATCGCGCTTGCCTATACGCAGAATGCCACGATGTTTTACATCCTGCGTTTCCTGCTCGGACTTTGCGAAGCGGGCTTCTTCCCCGGCGTGCTGTTCCTGATGACGCTCTGGTTCCCGCGCGATTATCGCGGCCGCATGATCGGTCTCTTCATGATCTTCAGCGCGCTTGCCAATGCGGTTGGTGCACCGCTCGGCGGCATGCTGCTCGATCTCGATGGTTTCCTCGGTTATGCCGGATGGGAATGGGTGTTCCTGGCGACCGGTATTCCTGCCGTCATCGCCGGCGTCGTTACCTTCTTTTATCTGGATGATACGCCGGAAAAGGCGAAGTTCCTGACGCAGGATGAAAAGGACTGGTTGAAGAACCGGCTGGCCGAAGAAAACAAGGGCATGGAAGAACATGCGGAGGACGGCTTCAAGGCCCTGGTCAACCCGCGCGTTCTGTTCATGGCGCTTTGCTATGTCGGCTTTCCGCTGGCCGCCTATGGGCTCAGCTACTGGCTTCCGACGATCGTGAAGAGTTTTGGTGTTTCCAACACCACCAACGGCTTCATCAATATCATCCCCTGGATTATCGTCGCCATCGCCCTGTTCGTCGTGCCTTCGGCAGCCGACAAGGCGAAGAACAAGACGCCCTATATCGTCGGCCCGGCTTTCGTTGGCGCTTTCTGCCTGCTGATGTCGGCATTGCTCAGCGATCCGGTGTTGCAGTTCGCCTTCCTTTGCGTCGCTGCCGCGGGTATCTTCGCCGGCCAGCCGGTGTTCTGGAGCCTGCCCGGACGCTTCCTCAAGGGAGCGGGTGCTGCTGCGGGCATCGCCGCCATCAATTCCGTTGGCAATCTCGGCGGCTTCGTGGCGCAGAATGTCGTGCCCTGGATCAAGGATCAAACCGGAAGCACCATCGCACCGATGTTCTTCCTGGCTTTCTGCCTGGCACTTGCCGGGGTGCTGGTCATCATCGCAACGCGTAAAATGGGCAATCAGGTCAAGGCTGCCTGA